A region of Moorena producens PAL-8-15-08-1 DNA encodes the following proteins:
- a CDS encoding class I SAM-dependent methyltransferase — translation MTQTLRHICWCGNTELTEFSPDYFVCYQCGTLVSKTGLRTEQIRVQDDNHDFYGKEYWLSHQTEHYGFPDIRQRARQDLPERCLHWLRTLMAYKLPPAKVLELGCAHGGFVAMMGWAGFEAMGLELSPWVVEFAQQTFNIPILSGPIEDQQLEPECFDAIVLYDVMEHLPDPVATMSHGASLLKEDGIFIVQMPNYEEGKTYSEMVAQKDHFLEQMKSIEHIHLLSRRGVSQFFKNLGFEFLQFEQQLFDYDMFFVASRQPLVRYTDEQISYYLLKSPSGRMVQALLDKSSDFNKLQVQYQNIQVQYQTSETRRAELLKIIEQQDQEIASLRSQVSATVTDLQQTKSQLTQAHSDLQHTQSQLTNAHLDLQNTQSQLNQYHSEIQYNQSQLIQIHSELQHTQSQLTQIHSHLQHTQSQLAQSQEKIQNFQQNQLQQIQNQLNEAEAKLKVINVEIAAMKTSKFWKLRSLWFKFKGFVGLPTDNE, via the coding sequence ATGACACAAACGTTAAGACATATCTGTTGGTGTGGAAATACTGAGCTAACTGAATTTTCCCCCGACTACTTTGTGTGCTATCAATGTGGCACTCTAGTGTCAAAAACTGGTTTGAGGACTGAGCAGATCCGTGTACAGGATGATAACCATGACTTCTACGGTAAAGAGTACTGGTTGTCTCATCAGACCGAGCATTATGGTTTTCCTGATATTCGTCAACGAGCCCGTCAAGACTTACCAGAGCGATGCCTCCACTGGCTGCGTACACTGATGGCTTATAAACTACCGCCAGCCAAAGTGCTTGAGTTAGGTTGTGCTCATGGTGGCTTTGTGGCAATGATGGGCTGGGCAGGTTTTGAGGCTATGGGTCTGGAGCTTAGCCCTTGGGTTGTGGAATTTGCACAACAGACATTCAATATCCCCATTTTGTCAGGACCGATCGAGGACCAGCAACTAGAACCAGAATGTTTTGATGCCATCGTACTCTACGATGTCATGGAACATTTACCTGATCCAGTGGCTACCATGAGCCATGGGGCATCTCTTCTCAAGGAAGATGGTATTTTCATTGTCCAGATGCCCAATTATGAAGAGGGTAAAACCTATTCAGAGATGGTTGCTCAAAAGGATCATTTTTTAGAGCAAATGAAATCTATTGAGCATATCCATCTTTTGAGTCGGCGAGGGGTGTCGCAATTCTTTAAGAACCTTGGTTTTGAGTTTCTGCAATTTGAACAACAGTTGTTCGACTATGACATGTTTTTCGTAGCTAGTCGGCAGCCTTTGGTGCGCTATACTGATGAGCAAATTAGTTACTATCTGCTCAAGAGTCCATCTGGGCGAATGGTTCAGGCATTACTGGACAAATCCTCTGACTTTAATAAACTCCAAGTTCAGTATCAAAACATCCAAGTTCAGTATCAAACTAGCGAGACTAGGCGTGCTGAGCTTCTGAAGATTATTGAGCAACAGGATCAAGAGATAGCTTCCTTGCGCTCTCAGGTCAGTGCAACTGTGACAGACCTCCAGCAGACTAAATCGCAATTAACCCAAGCCCACTCAGACCTTCAACATACTCAGTCACAATTGACCAATGCCCACTTAGACCTTCAAAATACTCAGTCACAATTAAATCAATACCACTCAGAAATTCAATATAATCAATCACAATTAATTCAGATACACTCAGAACTTCAGCATACTCAGTCACAATTAACCCAAATACACTCACACCTTCAGCATACTCAATCACAATTGGCACAGTCACAGGAAAAAATTCAGAATTTTCAGCAAAATCAATTACAGCAGATTCAGAACCAACTGAACGAAGCTGAGGCTAAGTTGAAGGTAATTAATGTAGAAATTGCGGCCATGAAGACCAGTAAGTTTTGGAAATTGCGATCGCTCTGGTTCAAATTTAAAGGGTTTGTCGGTTTACCTACAGATAACGAATAA
- a CDS encoding ArsA family ATPase, producing MARILTFLGKGGTGRTTVAIAAAKQLSSLGQRVLLVGQDPSPSFGLLLGLSPTSDPVEISPNLRVVQLMTTVLLERSWEDVKKLEEQYLRSPTLKNVYGQELGILPGMDHALALNALREYYKSGQYDAIIYDGTCSQATLRMLGMPEIISWYSRRFRQVMADSDLGKALSPFIQPVTSAILNVSWTSEDFAGESTNQANNMLEDGKSAIADPNRVASYLVTTDDPLAIATAKYLWGSAQQVGVTVGGVLVNQTPVTPALESEFAPLVVNALPTSPPGEDWQSLIDALPDFKQASQAPRPMTIDIPGRNVRLFLPGFNKKQVKLTQYGPEVTVEAGDQRHNILLPPQLSGQSVKGAKFQDGYLIISF from the coding sequence ATGGCACGGATTCTAACATTTCTGGGTAAAGGCGGCACAGGTCGCACTACTGTGGCAATTGCTGCCGCTAAGCAGCTGTCGAGCCTCGGTCAACGAGTGCTACTGGTAGGACAAGACCCAAGTCCTAGCTTTGGACTGCTACTGGGGCTATCCCCAACGTCTGACCCGGTGGAAATAAGTCCTAACCTCCGGGTAGTACAGCTAATGACTACAGTACTACTGGAACGCAGCTGGGAAGATGTCAAAAAGCTAGAGGAGCAATATTTGCGATCGCCTACCCTAAAAAATGTCTATGGTCAAGAACTGGGCATCTTACCGGGGATGGATCATGCTTTAGCCCTCAACGCCCTTCGGGAGTACTACAAAAGCGGTCAGTATGACGCGATCATCTACGATGGCACCTGCTCTCAAGCTACCCTGAGAATGTTGGGAATGCCAGAAATTATCAGTTGGTATAGTCGTAGATTTCGCCAAGTCATGGCAGATTCTGACCTAGGCAAAGCCCTTTCCCCCTTTATCCAACCCGTCACTAGCGCCATCCTAAATGTGTCATGGACGAGTGAGGACTTTGCTGGTGAATCAACTAATCAGGCCAACAATATGTTGGAGGATGGAAAAAGTGCGATCGCAGATCCCAATCGGGTCGCATCCTATCTGGTCACTACCGATGACCCCCTAGCCATTGCCACAGCCAAGTATCTGTGGGGTAGTGCCCAACAAGTGGGTGTTACTGTCGGTGGTGTGCTGGTCAACCAAACCCCGGTAACCCCAGCATTAGAATCGGAATTTGCCCCTCTAGTCGTTAATGCTCTTCCCACTTCCCCACCAGGGGAAGATTGGCAATCCCTGATCGATGCCCTGCCAGATTTTAAACAGGCATCCCAGGCACCCAGACCTATGACTATCGACATTCCTGGTCGCAACGTTCGTTTATTCTTACCAGGTTTTAACAAAAAGCAGGTGAAACTCACCCAATACGGTCCAGAAGTCACCGTTGAAGCTGGAGATCAACGGCATAATATCCTGCTTCCCCCACAACTTAGTGGTCAATCCGTGAAAGGGGCTAAGTTTCAAGATGGCTATTTAATTATTTCATTCTAG
- a CDS encoding glycosyltransferase — translation MGLPKLSPPKQSLNQSLITDLTDRRNLVIVIPSFNDWEALEKLLLLIDEIIIPQGTNLEVVIVDDYSTMPIPDSLTHQEHLQIRAVNILRLRRNLGHQRAIAVGLSYVYSHSDCDWVVVMDGDGEDNPFAIEHLLNVSDKTGNNKIIFAKRSKRSESYTFKFFYFIYKKLYLLLIGKEISVGNFSLLPAYLLKNVVVISEIWNHYSSGIYRSRIPYLEVDVPRAKRLAGQPKMNLVSLVTHGLSSIAVYGDIVGTRILLSVVVLLVILLLLLGSVVLIRVFTDWGIPGWATYVSGLLVLSMFQLVLIGTVFSLIILSTRNQSNLIPVRDYKYYVDDFFPLKP, via the coding sequence ATGGGACTCCCAAAGCTCTCACCGCCAAAACAGTCTCTAAATCAGTCTCTAATTACTGACTTGACTGATAGGAGAAATCTAGTCATTGTCATTCCTTCATTTAATGACTGGGAAGCTCTGGAAAAGCTACTGCTGCTTATTGATGAGATTATTATTCCTCAAGGCACCAATTTAGAAGTTGTCATTGTTGATGACTATTCAACTATGCCCATCCCAGATTCACTGACTCATCAAGAACATCTCCAGATTCGAGCAGTTAACATCCTTCGACTTCGCCGCAACCTTGGTCACCAGAGAGCGATAGCGGTTGGCTTGTCCTATGTATATAGCCACTCAGACTGCGACTGGGTTGTGGTGATGGACGGTGATGGAGAAGATAATCCCTTTGCGATAGAGCACCTCCTGAATGTCTCGGACAAGACAGGTAACAATAAAATAATTTTTGCTAAGCGGAGTAAGCGCTCTGAAAGCTACACATTTAAGTTTTTCTATTTCATTTACAAAAAGCTTTATCTCCTGCTTATAGGGAAAGAAATTAGCGTCGGTAATTTCAGTTTATTACCTGCTTATTTATTGAAGAACGTCGTAGTAATTTCCGAAATTTGGAATCATTACTCATCAGGCATTTATCGCTCTCGAATTCCCTATCTTGAAGTAGATGTGCCCCGGGCAAAGCGACTAGCTGGGCAGCCCAAGATGAACTTAGTGTCCCTCGTGACACATGGCTTGAGTTCTATTGCAGTGTACGGAGATATTGTCGGGACCAGAATCTTATTAAGTGTTGTAGTTTTATTAGTTATTTTATTGTTGCTCTTAGGCTCAGTTGTGCTGATTAGAGTCTTTACCGATTGGGGGATACCAGGCTGGGCCACCTACGTGTCGGGTTTATTAGTTCTATCTATGTTCCAACTTGTCTTAATCGGCACTGTTTTCAGTCTGATCATCCTGTCAACGCGGAATCAGTCCAACTTGATTCCAGTTCGCGATTATAAATATTACGTTGATGATTTCTTTCCTTTAAAACCATGA
- a CDS encoding class I SAM-dependent methyltransferase, whose protein sequence is MLFDEPYYIAINQARWAVAENVLNQLRLNQGLSFTSCLDVGCGPGWFSKKLVNWGVNVIGLEGRQELVEEASKRVPEAKFYQVDVESTPQMSQFAGADLVFCFGLLYHTENPFKVIRNLQLLTKKVLFIESMNVPFDEPVTYLVEEGKNETQGLTYHAMIPSRSCLLKMLQVSGFPYLYDYQGYVDHEDFWETETKHQRRRIFLASTVELQVSDLVPSPEIVTPKYNFYKH, encoded by the coding sequence ATGTTATTTGATGAACCTTACTATATTGCGATTAATCAAGCCCGCTGGGCTGTAGCGGAAAACGTTCTCAATCAGCTTAGACTCAATCAGGGATTAAGTTTTACCAGTTGCCTTGACGTGGGATGTGGTCCCGGTTGGTTTTCTAAAAAGCTGGTGAATTGGGGAGTAAATGTAATTGGTTTAGAGGGGAGACAAGAACTTGTTGAAGAGGCAAGTAAACGGGTACCTGAAGCTAAGTTTTATCAGGTTGATGTTGAATCTACCCCACAGATGTCTCAATTTGCTGGAGCAGACTTAGTGTTTTGCTTCGGCTTGCTCTATCACACAGAAAATCCCTTCAAAGTCATTCGTAATTTGCAGTTATTAACCAAAAAAGTGTTATTTATTGAAAGTATGAATGTTCCTTTCGATGAACCAGTTACCTATCTAGTTGAAGAAGGCAAAAACGAAACTCAGGGCTTAACCTACCATGCCATGATTCCTAGTCGAAGTTGCTTGCTGAAAATGCTCCAAGTTTCAGGATTTCCTTATCTATACGACTATCAGGGTTATGTAGACCATGAAGATTTCTGGGAAACGGAGACCAAGCACCAAAGACGCCGAATATTTTTAGCATCTACAGTAGAGTTACAAGTCAGTGATTTAGTTCCCTCACCTGAGATTGTCACGCCAAAGTATAATTTTTATAAACATTAG
- a CDS encoding FkbM family methyltransferase has translation MDSQEEHLPSHESINELDKMEIYLQVFHHFLPQAMDFPNLAVPYTLFLRSLREKLHPVGVRDIQAVNLPSGLTFHVDVGDRLGCDFYYGHYQEYFDAQLFLGLLDANSIVLDVGANFGYYAVSSATKLTPTGCVHAFEPNPDAYQLLQQNVEVNHLQQLVSCHDLCIGGEDGETDFYITQESAFSGMDDTKRSALREKITIPVRSLDSILPELGLSQIDAIKIDVEGYEFAVLNGAMATIQRSPNLVIMMEVSAKNLNEHRREALMSSLVNLYNQNLRGWIVESNPRVLKSIPNPEAALTLGSATSANLFLMVSGSEREHQLSKVYHNLETQEDSDKLKEPDIAFGSRL, from the coding sequence ATGGATAGTCAGGAAGAGCATTTACCTAGCCATGAGTCTATAAATGAGTTGGATAAGATGGAGATTTATCTTCAGGTATTCCATCATTTTCTGCCTCAGGCGATGGATTTTCCCAACTTGGCGGTACCCTACACCTTGTTTTTGCGATCGCTTCGAGAGAAACTCCATCCAGTAGGGGTCCGGGATATCCAAGCAGTGAATTTGCCATCAGGCTTGACATTCCACGTTGATGTCGGGGATCGACTGGGGTGTGACTTTTACTATGGCCATTACCAAGAATACTTTGATGCCCAACTCTTTTTAGGTCTGCTGGATGCCAATTCCATTGTGCTAGATGTAGGAGCAAACTTTGGTTACTACGCCGTCTCATCAGCTACAAAATTAACTCCTACCGGTTGTGTTCATGCCTTTGAACCTAACCCAGATGCCTACCAGCTTTTACAACAAAATGTAGAGGTTAACCACTTACAACAGTTAGTTTCTTGCCATGACCTATGCATCGGTGGTGAAGATGGAGAAACAGACTTTTATATTACCCAGGAATCCGCATTTAGTGGTATGGATGATACTAAACGGTCTGCCTTGCGTGAAAAGATCACAATTCCAGTCCGTAGTCTAGACTCCATACTTCCAGAGTTGGGATTATCCCAAATAGATGCCATCAAGATTGATGTAGAAGGATACGAATTTGCCGTATTAAATGGTGCCATGGCAACCATTCAGCGCTCACCAAATCTAGTGATCATGATGGAAGTGAGTGCCAAGAATCTAAATGAACACAGACGGGAAGCATTGATGTCCTCTCTTGTGAATCTTTACAATCAAAACCTCCGGGGCTGGATCGTAGAGTCTAACCCAAGAGTACTAAAATCTATACCAAATCCAGAAGCAGCACTAACCTTAGGGAGTGCAACAAGCGCTAATTTATTCCTAATGGTTTCTGGCTCAGAGCGTGAACATCAATTGAGTAAAGTCTATCATAATTTAGAGACACAGGAAGATAGTGATAAACTCAAAGAACCTGATATAGCGTTTGGATCTCGGTTGTAA
- a CDS encoding DUF2862 domain-containing protein: MKIGQKVKVFRLRDRVGKDIANKLGKVGTITDYKMTDGSGVGVTVTFEDNSSTWFFEDELKVVD, encoded by the coding sequence ATGAAAATCGGGCAAAAAGTAAAAGTGTTTCGTCTAAGAGACCGGGTAGGCAAGGACATCGCAAATAAACTGGGAAAAGTAGGCACGATCACAGATTATAAAATGACCGATGGCAGTGGAGTTGGCGTAACGGTGACATTTGAGGACAACTCCTCTACCTGGTTCTTTGAGGATGAATTGAAAGTCGTAGACTAG
- a CDS encoding class I SAM-dependent methyltransferase codes for MSQFTYVGTELELFAQAKNWKNYIRVLLSKYIKGDVLEVGAGIGSNTRLLCRSQYSQWLCLEPDNQLFHALEQSIDLNGIINCYARNGTIDSLTNEQFFDSILYLDVLEHIRNDNQEVIKVSQHLKANGNLVILGPAHQRLFTPFDAAIGHYRRYSQSSLKAIIPDNLKIVKCLYLDSVGLLASLANKLILKQSQPTLKQIQVWDSLMVPLSRKLDPILRYRLGKSILLIAKKIS; via the coding sequence ATGAGCCAGTTTACCTATGTCGGGACAGAGTTAGAGCTGTTTGCTCAAGCCAAGAATTGGAAAAACTATATAAGAGTCTTATTAAGCAAATATATCAAAGGTGATGTCTTAGAAGTTGGGGCAGGGATAGGAAGCAACACCCGTTTACTCTGTCGCTCCCAATATAGTCAGTGGTTGTGCCTAGAGCCAGACAATCAGCTTTTCCATGCTCTAGAACAATCGATTGATTTAAATGGTATCATCAACTGTTATGCCCGCAATGGGACTATTGATAGTTTGACTAATGAGCAATTCTTTGATTCAATTTTATATCTTGATGTTTTAGAACATATCCGCAATGATAATCAAGAAGTTATCAAAGTGTCTCAACATCTAAAAGCTAATGGAAATTTAGTTATTTTAGGTCCGGCTCATCAAAGATTGTTTACTCCCTTCGATGCAGCTATTGGTCACTATCGTCGCTATAGTCAATCCAGCCTTAAAGCAATAATACCAGATAATCTCAAGATTGTTAAATGTCTCTATTTAGATAGTGTGGGTTTACTAGCTAGTCTAGCTAATAAACTGATACTTAAGCAAAGTCAACCAACTTTAAAACAAATACAAGTATGGGATAGCTTAATGGTTCCTCTCTCTAGAAAGTTAGATCCTATCTTAAGATATAGATTAGGAAAATCAATTCTGCTAATAGCAAAAAAAATATCCTGA
- a CDS encoding glycosyltransferase family 4 protein → MDILYDHQMFAIQKFGGISRIFIELIRELSPNFECSIHWHRGIKSDGYDISEYRDQLTRYGVIPKLPFPTGKVINDTINKLSFQWFVHRFGRQYDIYHPTYYDADLVEIVNPKKLVITIHDMIPEKFLSGQAKFQPLIKNKQQLVKQADFIFVASENSRNDLVDLLGVNPEKTKVTYWASRIKDANECELPKNCLSHPYFLYVGTRSKYKNFEIVLKAFAASRKLRDNLKLVCFGGSCDFLESELRVMEENNMRQNFIYLRGDDALLKTLYCNAQALIYTSRYEGFGLPPLEAMECECPVICCLTSSLPEVVGDAASLFEPDSVDGLVNAMEIVVEDSEHRASMIEKGRERAKLFTWQKTAQLTLDGYRSIR, encoded by the coding sequence ATGGATATTCTGTACGACCATCAAATGTTTGCCATCCAGAAATTTGGTGGTATATCCCGAATTTTTATTGAGTTAATCCGAGAGTTATCCCCAAACTTTGAGTGCTCAATTCATTGGCATCGTGGTATCAAGAGCGATGGGTATGATATTTCAGAGTATCGCGATCAACTCACCAGATATGGGGTGATACCAAAATTGCCCTTTCCAACAGGTAAGGTTATTAATGACACTATCAATAAACTCTCCTTTCAATGGTTTGTCCATAGATTCGGTAGACAATATGATATCTATCATCCTACCTACTATGATGCTGACTTAGTCGAGATTGTTAACCCTAAGAAACTTGTGATAACGATCCATGATATGATTCCTGAGAAATTTCTATCAGGACAAGCTAAGTTTCAGCCATTAATTAAAAATAAGCAGCAGCTAGTTAAACAAGCCGATTTTATTTTTGTCGCTTCCGAAAATAGCCGGAATGATTTAGTAGACTTATTGGGAGTTAATCCGGAAAAAACTAAAGTCACCTATTGGGCAAGTCGAATTAAAGACGCTAACGAATGTGAATTACCAAAGAATTGCCTTAGTCACCCTTACTTCCTTTATGTGGGAACTCGTTCAAAATATAAAAATTTTGAAATAGTCCTCAAAGCGTTTGCTGCTAGTCGTAAATTACGGGATAATTTAAAATTAGTGTGTTTTGGGGGTTCCTGTGATTTTTTGGAATCCGAATTAAGGGTTATGGAAGAGAATAATATGCGCCAAAATTTCATCTATCTTAGGGGTGATGATGCCCTACTAAAAACCCTATATTGTAATGCCCAAGCCCTAATTTACACCAGCCGCTATGAAGGATTTGGTTTACCGCCCCTAGAGGCAATGGAATGCGAATGTCCAGTTATCTGCTGCTTAACCTCTTCCTTGCCTGAGGTGGTAGGAGATGCAGCTAGTTTATTTGAGCCAGATTCTGTGGATGGACTAGTGAACGCTATGGAAATAGTTGTAGAAGACTCAGAACACCGAGCATCTATGATTGAAAAAGGACGGGAACGTGCTAAGCTTTTTACGTGGCAAAAGACCGCTCAACTGACTTTAGATGGTTATCGCTCAATTAGGTGA
- the ltrA gene encoding group II intron reverse transcriptase/maturase, which produces MNKSKTRGFAPQSEWNKVNWRKLEMTVFKLQKRIYRASQRGDVSVVRKLQKTLTKSWSAKMIAVRQVTQENKGKKTAGIDGIKALNNKQRLTLVADLKISKKAQPTRRVWIPKPGKKEKRPLGIPVMYDRALQALTKQALEPEWEAKFEPNSYGFRPGRSCHDTIEAIFVATNRMPKWVLDADIAKCFDKINHDALLTKLNTYPSMRRLIKSWLKSGVMDNGTFSPTEEGTPQGGVISPLLANIALHGMEERIEQYAESMPGCKRDNKRAISLIRYADDFVIMHKNQNVVEDCKEVINTWLKDMGLELKPSKTKIVHTFDGFDFLGFNIRQYKVGKNHSKQGFKTLVKPSKEAISKHFRQLSNVIERHRAAPQKALIKHLKPILRGWCNYYRGVCSKETYTKLGYMLWNKLRRWGYRRHPKKSRTWVYKKYWGTKIEKAKKPGEKLKVDNWVFMDKEENYLPKHAETKIVRHVKIEKTRSPYDGDLIYWNTRMRKHPEMTSQKGRLLKRQKGKCAHCGLIFRDGDLLEKHHILPRSLGGNDSDKNLELLHLHCHDIKHGIKINSSELDENPF; this is translated from the coding sequence ATGAATAAGTCTAAAACTCGGGGGTTCGCCCCACAGTCGGAATGGAACAAAGTCAACTGGCGAAAGTTAGAAATGACAGTGTTTAAGTTGCAAAAACGTATATATCGAGCCTCCCAACGTGGTGATGTGAGCGTGGTAAGAAAACTCCAAAAAACACTAACAAAGTCCTGGTCAGCAAAAATGATTGCGGTTAGACAGGTCACCCAAGAGAACAAAGGTAAAAAGACTGCCGGAATAGATGGGATTAAAGCTTTAAATAATAAGCAACGTCTCACCTTAGTAGCCGACCTAAAAATCTCAAAAAAGGCACAACCTACCAGAAGGGTCTGGATTCCCAAACCTGGAAAGAAGGAAAAACGGCCTTTGGGAATCCCAGTCATGTATGACCGTGCTCTACAAGCACTCACCAAACAGGCACTAGAACCTGAATGGGAGGCAAAATTTGAACCTAATTCTTATGGGTTTAGACCAGGACGCTCATGTCATGATACTATAGAAGCTATATTTGTGGCCACCAATCGTATGCCCAAATGGGTACTCGACGCGGATATCGCCAAATGCTTCGATAAAATCAACCATGATGCACTTCTAACTAAATTAAATACATATCCATCCATGAGACGATTAATAAAGTCCTGGTTGAAATCCGGTGTGATGGATAATGGAACATTCTCACCTACAGAAGAGGGTACCCCTCAAGGTGGAGTCATCTCTCCACTTTTAGCGAATATAGCCCTCCACGGAATGGAAGAAAGAATTGAACAATACGCTGAATCAATGCCCGGATGTAAAAGGGACAATAAAAGAGCAATAAGTTTGATTCGATATGCAGATGACTTCGTTATCATGCACAAAAACCAAAACGTGGTAGAAGACTGTAAGGAAGTCATCAATACATGGTTAAAAGACATGGGATTGGAATTAAAGCCCAGTAAAACAAAAATAGTTCACACTTTTGACGGATTCGATTTCCTTGGATTCAATATCCGTCAATACAAAGTGGGGAAAAACCATTCAAAACAAGGCTTTAAAACGTTAGTCAAACCATCTAAAGAAGCAATTTCAAAGCATTTCAGGCAGCTCTCAAATGTTATAGAAAGACATAGAGCCGCTCCCCAAAAGGCGTTAATAAAACACCTAAAGCCTATTCTACGTGGATGGTGTAACTATTACAGAGGAGTCTGTAGCAAGGAAACATACACAAAACTAGGATACATGCTTTGGAACAAACTCCGAAGATGGGGGTATAGAAGACATCCCAAAAAATCAAGAACCTGGGTATACAAGAAATACTGGGGAACCAAAATAGAAAAGGCCAAGAAACCAGGAGAAAAACTCAAGGTGGACAACTGGGTATTCATGGATAAGGAAGAAAACTACCTTCCTAAACACGCCGAAACAAAAATTGTAAGGCATGTAAAAATCGAGAAAACCCGCAGCCCCTATGATGGCGACCTTATTTATTGGAACACCAGAATGAGAAAACATCCTGAAATGACCAGTCAAAAGGGAAGGCTTTTGAAAAGGCAAAAAGGGAAGTGCGCTCATTGTGGCCTTATCTTCAGGGACGGAGATTTACTGGAAAAACATCACATTTTACCACGTTCATTAGGAGGAAATGATTCAGACAAAAATCTGGAATTATTACACCTCCATTGTCACGACATTAAACACGGAATCAAAATCAATTCTTCAGAATTAGATGAGAATCCATTCTAG